The proteins below come from a single Metarhizium brunneum chromosome 1, complete sequence genomic window:
- the YKT6 gene encoding Synaptobrevin YKT6, with protein sequence MKLSYIGIISYDTREGIDPKNREPSQELAVVKDVSSYGLLTRNNYAQFMTFFAKQLAEKAKPNQRQSVAQDAQDFVFHVYSHKLGVCGVAISDAQYPSLAAHKLLGNVVNEFLAKFPASSWKDLTASSPRANIKDQLAEYQKELQQQLAQYQDPAQIDTIGQIQRELDDTKQVLHQTIESVLGRQEKLDELVHKSNDLSDMSKGFYKQARNQNRCCVLM encoded by the exons ATGAAGCTGTCCTACATCGGC ATCATCAGCTACGACACCAGGGAAGGCATAGATCCCAAGAACAGGGAGCCCTCACAGGAACTTGCGGTGGTCAAGGACGTCAGCTCGTATGGTTTGCTGACCAGAAACAA TTATGCCCAATTCATGACCTTCTTCGCGAAGCAATTggcagaaaaggcaaagcCTAACCAGCGGCAATCCGTCGCGCAGGATGCTCAAG ATTTCGTGTTCCACGTCTACTCCCACAAATTGGGTGTGTGCGGTGTCGCCATCTCCGACGCCCAATACCCTTCCCTCGCAGCCCACAAACTTCTCGGCAACGTCGTCAACGAGTTTCTCGCCAAGTTCCCCGCCAGCTCATGGAAGGACCTCACTGCGTCGAGCCCTCGGGCAAATATCAAGGATCAGCTCGCTGAGTACCAGAAAGAGCTCCAGCAACAGCTCGCCCAGTACCAGGACCCTGCTCAAATAGATACAATCGGACAGATTCAAAGGGAACTGGACGACACCAAACAGGTACTGCACCAAACCATCGAGAGTGTGTTGGGGAGACAAGAAAAGCTCGATGAATTGGTCCACAAGAGCAATGACTTGTCTGATATGAGCAAGGGCTTTTACA AGCAAGCCAGAAACCAAAACAGATGCTGCGTGTTGATGTAA